A genomic region of Rhipicephalus sanguineus isolate Rsan-2018 chromosome 1, BIME_Rsan_1.4, whole genome shotgun sequence contains the following coding sequences:
- the LOC119377757 gene encoding uncharacterized protein LOC119377757 — protein sequence MASAGVARRCLVLAALSCCSLGAALALVVFGNGATWERELPVCASERSACSLIHRRYWQSPLEIRLCRCPRKEPCPEGFETATNGSAFNVTARTQLKMCSGWQATPCNASQVSLVTKTIRKIARVAQGQNGKQTHAEVVCRCSGQDSGVYYRRAHGNNTADLTYYEQRQYFTCESLRECKPGEPCGHVTRDYYATYKACNCPAHHLCTVPLNFSDRKVVNVREALYEGTAYLALCLPK from the exons ATGGCGTCTGCGGGCGTCGCGCGACGTTGCCTTGTGCTGGCGGCTTTGTCCTGCTGCAGCCTGGGTGCTGCCTTAGCGCTCGTCGTGTTCGGAAACGGG GCCACCTGGGAACGCGAGCTGCCGGTGTGCGCTTCGGAGCGCTCTGCCTGCAGTCTGATCCATCGGCGTTACTGGCAGAGCCCACTCGAGATTCGTCTCTGCCGCTGCCCGCGCAAGGAGCCCTGTCCCGAGGGTTTTGAGACAGCGACAAACGGATCGGCGTTCAACGTCACCGCAAGGACTCAACTCAAG ATGTGCTCCGGCTGGCAAGCTACCCCTTGTAACGCCAGCCAGGTGTCGCTGGTAACGAAGACCATCAGAAAGATAGCACGCGTTGCGCAGGGCCAAAACGGCAAGCAAACACACGCAGAGGTGGTGTGCCGCTGCTCTGGGCAGGACTCGGGCGTCTATTACCGTCGGGCCCACGGAAACAATACGGCGGATTTGACATACTACGAACAGCGCCAGTACTTCACCTGTGAATCG CTGCGTGAGTGCAAGCCGGGAGAGCCGTGCGGACACGTCACACGTGACTACTACGCCACGTACAAGGCGTGCAACTGCCCGGCCCATCACTTGTGCACAGTGCCTCTGAACTTCAGTGACCGCAAGGTTGTCAACGTGCGGGAAGCTTTGTACGAAGGAACTGCGTACCTGGCGCTGTGCCTACCCAagtag